A stretch of Deltaproteobacteria bacterium DNA encodes these proteins:
- a CDS encoding phenylacetate--CoA ligase: MSNDRKYFQPELETMSVEKIKDLQLERLKAQVKYIYGNNPHFKKIYDEAGFNPADIKTLDDIRKIPFLEKKEVRSGYPMGIVTGDKSILREMHSTSGTTGKPVLIFASEKDIDLWSDRCARELWMTGLRPGDIFLNSFGYGLPTGGAGFHYGAQKMGACPIPLSGGQSDRMVDLLVDLPITAFCATPSFALYVGQKAQEKGFDLAKDSTCKIGLFGAEPWPWATRERIQELYGIKAFDEFGMTEFLGPGMTAECEARAEDVPQRMHIWADHLLVECINPDTGEPVGDGEDGEMVWTNLVNTGTPLIRYRSRDLASMTWAPCPCGRTHPRMAGIKGRSDDAVSISGLIVFPSQVEEALSRFQEMGANFRMIIETDKRGMDFFTLRIELKDKAFFNDAALIENLRLKMKQAVKGLTDVNPKVVDLIGPDELPRVTGGEGKTASARVEDRRKK, from the coding sequence ATGTCCAACGACAGAAAGTATTTTCAGCCCGAACTCGAGACCATGTCCGTGGAGAAGATCAAGGATCTTCAGCTTGAGAGGCTAAAGGCGCAGGTTAAATACATTTATGGCAACAATCCCCATTTCAAAAAGATTTATGATGAGGCCGGTTTTAATCCAGCCGACATCAAGACCCTGGATGATATAAGGAAAATCCCGTTTCTTGAGAAGAAGGAAGTCAGGAGCGGATATCCCATGGGTATCGTGACCGGAGATAAGAGCATTCTTCGCGAGATGCACAGCACATCGGGTACCACCGGCAAGCCGGTCCTGATCTTTGCCTCGGAGAAGGACATTGATCTCTGGAGTGATCGGTGCGCACGGGAACTCTGGATGACCGGTCTGCGGCCGGGCGATATTTTTCTCAACTCCTTCGGCTATGGCCTGCCCACGGGCGGTGCCGGATTCCACTACGGCGCACAGAAGATGGGCGCCTGCCCCATCCCGCTTTCCGGCGGCCAGTCAGACCGGATGGTGGATCTCCTTGTCGACCTCCCGATCACCGCTTTCTGCGCGACTCCGTCCTTTGCCCTCTATGTAGGCCAGAAAGCGCAGGAAAAGGGCTTCGATTTGGCCAAGGATTCCACGTGCAAGATCGGCCTTTTCGGAGCCGAGCCATGGCCCTGGGCCACCCGGGAGAGGATACAGGAGCTTTACGGAATCAAGGCCTTCGATGAATTCGGCATGACCGAGTTTCTTGGGCCTGGAATGACCGCCGAGTGCGAGGCCCGGGCCGAGGATGTCCCCCAGAGGATGCACATCTGGGCGGATCACCTCCTTGTGGAATGCATCAACCCCGATACCGGGGAACCGGTAGGCGATGGCGAGGACGGCGAGATGGTGTGGACCAACCTGGTAAACACCGGTACGCCTCTAATCCGTTACAGAAGCCGCGACCTTGCCTCCATGACCTGGGCGCCGTGCCCATGCGGACGAACCCATCCAAGGATGGCCGGGATCAAGGGGCGTTCGGACGATGCCGTTTCCATTAGTGGGCTCATCGTTTTTCCGAGCCAGGTGGAGGAGGCCCTTTCGCGCTTCCAGGAGATGGGGGCCAATTTCAGAATGATCATAGAAACCGACAAGAGGGGAATGGACTTTTTCACCCTGAGGATCGAACTCAAGGATAAAGCCTTCTTCAATGACGCTGCCCTCATTGAGAATCTCAGACTGAAGATGAAGCAGGCCGTCAAGGGGCTTACCGACGTCAACCCCAAGGTCGTGGATCTCATCGGTCCCGATGAGCTTCCAAGGGTCACCGGAGGGGAAGGCAAGACCGCCAGCGCCCGTGTGGAGGACCGCAGGAAGAAGTAG
- a CDS encoding tetratricopeptide repeat protein: MKDRFTKNPAAHDYWKKGNELFDQGKTVASLEYFEKAIRNDPDFAEAYNGMGVAFYEKRDYPSALECYKRALMIKPDFVEAMNNLGTAFLFLGRFPDAAMAYEKVVEIQPDMAEAFNNLGLVYEQMERSDDAIKAYRKFKELWKGKGTTRYLHAAQERIDRLEKGKKSGIGEPPRMEKTVNSTS, from the coding sequence ATGAAGGATCGGTTTACGAAAAACCCTGCGGCGCACGATTATTGGAAAAAGGGGAATGAGCTTTTCGACCAGGGCAAGACGGTCGCTTCCCTTGAGTATTTCGAAAAAGCGATCCGGAACGATCCCGACTTCGCGGAGGCCTACAACGGCATGGGGGTCGCCTTCTACGAGAAAAGGGATTATCCCAGTGCGCTGGAGTGCTACAAGAGGGCATTGATGATCAAGCCCGATTTTGTGGAGGCCATGAACAACCTGGGGACGGCTTTTCTTTTTCTCGGGCGTTTTCCCGACGCCGCAATGGCCTATGAGAAGGTCGTGGAGATCCAGCCTGACATGGCCGAGGCCTTCAACAACCTTGGTCTGGTCTATGAGCAGATGGAGCGCTCCGACGATGCCATAAAGGCCTACAGGAAGTTCAAGGAGCTCTGGAAGGGAAAGGGCACGACCCGGTATCTGCATGCGGCCCAAGAGAGGATCGACAGATTGGAAAAAGGAAAGAAGTCGGGGATCGGAGAACCGCCACGTATGGAGAAGACCGTCAACTCCACAAGTTAG
- the meaB gene encoding methylmalonyl Co-A mutase-associated GTPase MeaB — protein MIEKALQGDSLALGRLARSVDDLDAGAARIISDLFPMGGSAHIVGITGPPGAGKSTLISALIREERSRGRRVGVLAVDPTSPFSGGAVLGDRIRMQEHATDPGVFIRSLASRGHLGGLSRSILPLITLLDAARFDTIILETVGVGQEDVEVKDLAHTTVFVTVPGLGDGIQAMKAGVLEIADIYLVNKADLPNSESVARDLRSLANHAVNESGWVPPVLMTVASRGTGVPELAEKINGHWSYLKESDGLGAWSTASAEMSIRQAIRGEVEARVLEAFHGDDEALKEDIRRVADREEDPLAVARRWIDRLIGS, from the coding sequence ATGATAGAAAAGGCCCTTCAGGGGGACAGCCTGGCCCTTGGCCGGCTCGCCAGATCGGTGGATGATCTTGATGCCGGCGCGGCCCGGATCATCAGTGATCTCTTTCCCATGGGCGGCAGCGCTCACATCGTCGGCATAACCGGACCGCCGGGGGCCGGCAAGAGCACCTTGATAAGCGCGCTTATCCGTGAGGAACGTTCCCGGGGTCGGCGTGTGGGCGTCCTGGCTGTGGATCCGACAAGCCCTTTTTCCGGCGGCGCCGTCCTGGGGGATAGGATTCGAATGCAGGAGCATGCCACTGATCCGGGGGTGTTTATACGCAGCCTGGCATCCAGGGGTCATCTGGGGGGGCTTTCGCGATCCATCCTTCCCCTCATCACCCTTCTGGACGCGGCCCGGTTCGATACAATCATCCTGGAGACGGTTGGGGTTGGACAGGAGGATGTGGAGGTCAAGGATCTCGCCCACACAACCGTTTTCGTCACCGTACCCGGGCTGGGCGACGGGATTCAGGCCATGAAGGCCGGTGTTCTCGAGATTGCCGATATCTACCTTGTAAACAAGGCCGACCTTCCCAATTCCGAATCCGTGGCAAGGGACCTGAGGTCGCTGGCGAACCACGCCGTGAACGAATCGGGCTGGGTTCCTCCTGTACTCATGACGGTGGCGTCCCGGGGGACGGGCGTGCCGGAACTGGCCGAAAAAATCAACGGTCACTGGAGTTATCTTAAAGAATCCGACGGGCTGGGGGCGTGGTCCACGGCTTCGGCGGAAATGTCCATAAGACAAGCTATCCGCGGTGAAGTGGAGGCCCGGGTGTTGGAGGCCTTTCACGGGGACGACGAGGCCCTTAAAGAGGATATCCGAAGGGTCGCCGACAGGGAGGAAGACCCGCTGGCGGTTGCGCGGCGGTGGATTGACAGGTTGATAGGGTCGTAA
- a CDS encoding acyl CoA--acetate/3-ketoacid CoA transferase subunit beta, producing the protein MSVIKQDDPKGWTHVNDAEYEAYCEEKGLDPEKYTTMELLTIAAARQCYDYSFIFAGTGLPMIGCMMAQHTYAPHGMIIMEAGILDPTLIEVPISVSEARGGYLAGGLSNMADTFGTYAQRGFCTFGMLGGAECDKYGNLNSTAMGGYYSKNARDDGKPGPTVRFAGSGGANNIASYADVGLAMMVQEKRRFPEKNEYITSITGSRGPLGTSEDRFHYGLFRGGSTTIVSDLAIFRSNPDTGELEMSEVYPGVEEQMVFDNVGWELKTAKDFSPFTAPKYEEIKIARMICDPNRIYLGRKTKRDLAAEK; encoded by the coding sequence ATGTCTGTAATTAAGCAAGACGATCCCAAGGGCTGGACTCATGTGAACGACGCAGAGTACGAAGCCTATTGTGAGGAGAAAGGGCTCGATCCGGAAAAGTACACCACGATGGAGCTTCTGACCATCGCTGCCGCCCGGCAGTGCTACGACTATTCCTTTATTTTCGCGGGCACGGGTCTTCCCATGATCGGGTGCATGATGGCCCAGCACACCTACGCCCCCCACGGCATGATCATCATGGAGGCGGGGATTCTCGATCCTACGCTTATCGAGGTTCCCATCTCGGTTTCCGAGGCGCGCGGCGGCTACCTGGCCGGCGGTCTGTCCAACATGGCCGACACGTTCGGTACCTACGCCCAGCGCGGTTTCTGCACCTTCGGGATGCTTGGCGGCGCCGAGTGCGACAAGTATGGAAACCTCAACTCCACTGCCATGGGCGGCTACTACTCCAAGAACGCTCGTGACGATGGAAAACCCGGACCGACCGTGAGATTCGCCGGCTCTGGGGGCGCCAACAATATCGCCTCTTATGCCGATGTCGGTCTGGCCATGATGGTACAGGAGAAGAGGCGCTTCCCCGAAAAGAATGAGTACATCACGTCCATCACAGGATCGAGAGGCCCTCTGGGTACTTCCGAGGACAGGTTCCATTATGGCCTGTTCCGCGGTGGGTCAACCACCATCGTTTCCGACCTGGCCATTTTCCGCAGCAACCCTGACACCGGTGAGCTTGAGATGTCCGAGGTCTATCCTGGTGTGGAAGAGCAGATGGTTTTCGACAATGTAGGTTGGGAGCTGAAGACGGCGAAGGACTTTTCTCCTTTCACCGCTCCGAAGTATGAGGAGATCAAGATCGCGAGAATGATCTGCGACCCGAACCGTATCTATCTTGGCCGGAAGACCAAGAGGGATCTGGCCGCGGAAAAGTAG
- a CDS encoding nitroreductase family protein, translating to MDFYDVIRNRRSCRVFTSDPVPRGILERVVEAALWAPSGKNRQNWKIFVVTGGKKEELTDIAERSFPFLEPSLRELYDEKIVSFTRNFFKTLGGAPVLLVFYSQPTEEGLFVDTQSVSAAIENALLAATYEGLGTCWMTNPVHLRDEVDEALEVEGMNLIAFVPIGYPGKEPPTPPRKEGRVSWVGFE from the coding sequence ATGGATTTCTACGATGTCATTCGAAACCGGCGCAGCTGCAGGGTCTTTACGTCCGACCCTGTCCCCCGTGGCATCCTGGAGAGGGTCGTGGAGGCCGCCCTCTGGGCTCCCTCGGGGAAGAACCGCCAGAACTGGAAGATTTTCGTGGTCACGGGCGGGAAGAAGGAAGAACTGACGGATATTGCGGAAAGATCCTTTCCTTTCCTGGAGCCGAGTCTGAGAGAGCTTTACGATGAGAAAATCGTTTCCTTCACCCGGAATTTTTTTAAAACCCTGGGCGGCGCTCCCGTTCTTCTGGTGTTCTACTCACAGCCGACGGAAGAGGGCCTGTTTGTGGACACCCAGTCCGTATCAGCGGCCATCGAGAACGCGCTCCTTGCAGCAACCTACGAAGGGCTTGGGACCTGCTGGATGACCAACCCCGTTCATCTCCGGGACGAGGTTGACGAAGCGCTGGAAGTCGAGGGGATGAACCTGATCGCGTTTGTTCCCATCGGATATCCGGGCAAGGAACCACCCACCCCGCCGAGGAAGGAAGGGCGGGTGAGTTGGGTAGGTTTTGAATAG
- a CDS encoding enoyl-CoA hydratase/isomerase family protein produces MTATTVSTSRGDGWAVVRLCTPGGLNKLGTSTLESLRDVLKALLADSGVRCLALLGEGGAFAVGADLREILKLDPRSAREFSLLGDGVFRIMEKSDAVVIAAVDGFCLGGGLDLALAADWRLGTDRSIFGHPGSDLGIITGFGGTQRLARLIGGKAALAWALESRRVKAHEALRAGLLQEVCTPEEFETRLEERIRHFLSLPAGRLNGANAAIV; encoded by the coding sequence ATGACGGCCACAACTGTTTCAACCTCAAGAGGGGATGGCTGGGCCGTCGTCCGTCTTTGCACCCCTGGAGGGCTGAATAAACTCGGGACCTCCACCCTCGAATCCCTGAGGGATGTGCTGAAGGCCCTTCTGGCCGATTCAGGCGTAAGGTGCCTCGCTCTCCTGGGGGAAGGGGGGGCATTCGCTGTTGGTGCGGATCTCAGGGAGATTTTGAAGCTTGACCCGCGTTCGGCCAGGGAATTTTCTCTCCTTGGGGATGGTGTTTTCAGGATTATGGAGAAAAGCGATGCCGTTGTCATAGCCGCCGTTGACGGATTCTGCCTCGGAGGCGGTCTGGACCTGGCGCTTGCCGCGGACTGGCGTCTGGGCACGGACCGCTCTATTTTCGGTCATCCCGGATCTGATCTGGGTATTATTACCGGTTTTGGAGGGACCCAGAGGCTCGCCCGTCTCATCGGAGGGAAGGCCGCTCTCGCTTGGGCATTGGAATCACGAAGGGTGAAGGCCCATGAGGCCCTCAGAGCCGGGCTCCTGCAGGAGGTCTGCACCCCCGAGGAGTTCGAGACGAGGCTTGAAGAAAGGATCCGGCATTTTCTTTCCCTGCCTGCCGGGAGGCTCAATGGTGCTAATGCCGCCATAGTTTGA
- a CDS encoding aminopeptidase P family protein has protein sequence MEDFEKIAGSYNTVPESEIKARIGRFQEILRREGIDVVLIQQLIDRFYFTGSIQDGVVIIPAAGDPRYLCRRSIERARRETPLEVVPFKSFKEIPPALEAAGIPGRGRVGLELDVIPAALYQRYLKLLPDVSLVDAGSLVREVRAVKSTYEIERIRTAGVQVDKVMELAAQCLHDGMREVDFASTLEKRARELGHQGILRMRGFNQELFYGHIITGEHSALMSHIDAPSGGMGVNPSIAQGAGFRAIRKGEPVSVDFVGCVEGYLIDQTRLMVMGSLAVELVQGFVQARAIQDAVVAAAAPGVTWGSLYETAGREAENLGVSDRFMGPPGEQVRFVGHGVGLEVDEFPFLAPRFEQVLIPGMVFALEPKIFHPGKGITGIEDTFLVTDNGLERLTVTPREIIALP, from the coding sequence ATGGAAGATTTTGAGAAGATCGCCGGTTCCTACAACACCGTCCCGGAGAGCGAAATCAAGGCCAGGATCGGTCGGTTTCAGGAGATCCTCCGAAGGGAAGGGATCGATGTCGTCCTGATCCAGCAGCTCATCGACCGTTTTTACTTCACCGGTTCCATACAGGATGGGGTGGTTATAATCCCCGCCGCGGGTGACCCGCGCTACCTGTGCAGGCGCAGCATCGAGAGGGCGCGAAGGGAGACTCCGCTGGAGGTGGTCCCCTTCAAAAGCTTCAAGGAGATTCCCCCCGCTCTGGAGGCGGCAGGAATCCCCGGCCGGGGCAGGGTGGGGCTTGAGCTCGACGTGATTCCGGCGGCCCTTTACCAGCGCTATTTAAAGCTGCTTCCCGACGTTTCCCTGGTGGATGCAGGATCCCTTGTGCGAGAGGTTCGGGCCGTCAAATCAACCTACGAGATCGAAAGGATTCGCACGGCAGGGGTCCAGGTGGACAAGGTGATGGAACTCGCCGCCCAATGCCTCCATGACGGTATGCGCGAGGTGGATTTTGCCTCCACCCTGGAGAAGCGCGCCCGGGAACTTGGGCATCAGGGCATCCTCAGGATGCGGGGTTTCAATCAGGAGCTGTTCTACGGTCACATCATCACCGGCGAGCATTCCGCGCTCATGTCCCATATCGACGCACCGTCCGGCGGAATGGGGGTCAACCCATCCATAGCCCAGGGGGCCGGTTTCAGGGCTATCAGGAAGGGTGAACCGGTGAGCGTGGATTTTGTTGGATGCGTGGAGGGGTATCTCATCGACCAGACGCGCCTCATGGTCATGGGAAGTCTGGCTGTGGAACTCGTTCAGGGCTTCGTGCAGGCCCGGGCCATTCAGGACGCGGTCGTTGCCGCGGCCGCTCCAGGAGTGACCTGGGGGTCGCTTTACGAAACGGCCGGCCGGGAGGCCGAAAACCTGGGGGTTTCGGATCGCTTCATGGGGCCTCCGGGCGAGCAGGTGCGTTTTGTGGGACACGGGGTTGGCCTTGAGGTCGATGAATTTCCCTTTCTTGCCCCCCGTTTCGAACAGGTCCTTATCCCTGGAATGGTGTTCGCCCTGGAGCCTAAGATCTTCCATCCGGGCAAAGGGATAACGGGCATAGAGGATACATTCCTGGTAACCGACAACGGGTTGGAAAGGTTGACGGTAACGCCGAGAGAGATTATCGCCCTGCCATAG